ATCTATGCCTTGAAAAACAATCACTCCCAGAATTGCATCGGGAAATGCTTGAAAGATGTCTTCGGAAACGCGCAGGTATTGCATATTGCATATTGCAAAATTCTCAAACATTATGCAATATGCATTATGCAATATGCAATATTTTTTGCGACGCCGGCTGATTTTCGCACCTGGCTTGAAAAGAATCACGACAAAACCCCGGAACAATGGGTGGGTTTCTACAAAAAGGTCTCCGGGAAGCCAAGCATCACTTGGCCCGAGTCTGTTGACGCCG
This genomic stretch from bacterium harbors:
- a CDS encoding bacteriocin-protection protein; its protein translation is MQYAIFFATPADFRTWLEKNHDKTPEQWVGFYKKVSGKPSITWPESVDAALCYGWIDGLRKSIDDISYKIRFTPRKSTSNWSAIN